A region of the Serinicoccus profundi genome:
GCCGAGCCCCACGGCATACCTCGCCGACCGGGTCGTGCTCGCGCTGCCGCCGGCGCCGACCGCGCGCCTGTTCGGCACCCTCGCGCCCGGCGCGGCACGCCTGCTCGCGCAGGTCGAGACGGCGTCGATGGCCGTGCTCACCTGGGCGTTCGACACGGCCGCGCTGGGCGAGCTGAGCGGGTCCGGGATCCTCGTGCCGCCCGCCGACGGGCGCACCATCAAGGCCGCGACCTTCAGCGCCACCAAGTGGGAGTGGGTGCGCGAGCTGGGCCGGGGTGCGGGGCCGGACGGACGGGACCTCACCCTGCTGCGTGCCTCGATCGGGCGGCACCGCGAGGAATCGACGCTGCAGCGGCCGGATCAGGAGCTACTCGCCGCGGCCGCCGCCGACCTCGGCGAGGCTCTCGGTCGGCCGCTGCCAGAGCCCGTGGACGCCCACGTCCAGCGCTGGGGAGGGGCGTTGCCGCAGTATGCCGTCGGCCACCTCGACCTCGTCGACGCCGTGCGCGCCCAGGTCGAGGGCGTGCCTGGTCTCGCCGTCTGCGGGGCGGCCTACGACGGGGTGGGCATCCCGGCGTGCATCGCCTCGGCCCGCCGTGCCGTCGCCCAGGTCCGCCAGGGACAATGAGGGCATGGCCGACTACTCCCACCCGAGTTCCGAGCAGGCCGAGGAGATCAACGCCTCGATCCGCTACGCCGCCTACTCCGTCTTCCGCGCCACCACGCCGCTGCCCCGCGGCGAGGAGCGGGCCGCGCTGGCGACCGAGGTCGAGGACCTCTTCGCCGCGCTGGAGACGGAAGGGCTCATCGTGCGCGGCGTCTACGACGTCTCCGCCCTGCGCGCCGACGCCGACCTGCTGATCTGGTGGCACGCGGAGCGGGTGGAGACCGTGCAGCGCGCCTACCAGCGGCTGCGGCAGACCCGCCTCGGCCAGCACCTCGACCCGGTCTGGAGCAATGTCGCCATCCACCGGCCCGCCGAGTTCAACCGCGGCCACGTCCCGGCCTTCCTCTCCGGGTCCGGCCCCAAGGGCTACCTCTGCGTCTACCCCTTCGTCCGGTCCTACGACTGGTACGTCATGGATGCCGCGGACCGCTCCCGCATGCTGCGCGAGCACGGGGAGGCCGCCCGGGACTACAAGGACGTCCTGGCCAACACCCTCGCGAGCTTCGCCCTCGGCGACTACGAGTTCCTGCTCGCCTTCGAGGCCGACGAGCTGCACCGGATCGTCGACCTCATGCGCGAGCTGCGCAACACCGAGGCGCGGCTGCACGTGCGTGAGGAGATCCCCTTCTTCACCGGCCCCCGCGTCGAGGTGGCCGACCTCGTGGCCTCCCTGCCCTGACCTGTCCCCGGGGTGCCCGCTGCGCGGCGTGCGAGGGTGAGGGTATGACGTCTGCGCGTATCGGCATCCTCGGCACCGGTTCACTGGCGGCGGCGATCGTCACCGGACTCTCCCGCGACGTCACCGACCCGCCGGAGATCGTCCTCTCGCCCCGCGGGGCGAGCACGAGCGCCCGGCTCGCGGCGGAGTTCGCCCAGGTGCGGGTGGCCGCCGACAACCAGGAGGTCGTGGACGAGAGCGGGACGGTGCTGCTGTGCCTGCGCCAGGGTGACCTGGGGGTGCTGGACGGGCTGACCTGGCGCGCGGAGCAGACGGTGGTCAGCGCCGTCGCGGGGCTGGGGCACGAGGAGCTGGCCCGGGTGGTCGCGCCCGCGGCGCAGGTGGCCCGTGCGGTCCCGATCATGGCGGTCGCGACGCGGACGTGGGCGACGCCGCTGCGGCCCGCGCTGCCCGGTGCGGCGGCCGTCTTCGAGCGCACGGGAGGAGTACTTCCGGTCGAGACCGACAAGCAGTTCGACGCCATCTACACCGGGCTGGGCACCATCGCGCCGCTCTTCGACTACCTCGCGACGATCGAGGCCTTCCTCGTCGACCACGGCCTGCCGTCGGACGGTGCCAGAACCCTTGTCGCGCAGAACATCTCGGCGGCCCTGGGGCCGCTGGGCGAGGCGTCGGCGCCCGACTTCGCCGAGCTGGTGCGCGAGCACGCGCCGGTGGGAGGCGGCAACGACCAGCTCGCCACCCTCCTGCGCCAGTCAGCGGTGCCGGGGCAGACCCGCGCCGCCCTCGACGAGGTCTTCCGGCGCCAGACCTCCGGCCGGTGGGCCGAGGCGGGCGGCAACGGCTCGCCGTGAGCGGCGGGCAGGCTCAGCCCTGCTTGGGCTCCAGCGTCATCGCGATGCTGTTCATGCAGAAACGCTGGTCGGTCGGGGTGTCGTAGCCCTCGCCCTCGAAGACGTGACCGAGGTGGGAGCCGCAGGAGGCGCAGCGGACCTCGGTCCGGGTCCGGCCGAGCGAGTCGTCCTGGAGGTACTCCACACGGTCCTCGGCCAGCGGGGCGTAGAAGCTGGGCCAGCCGCAGTGGCTCTCGAACTTCGTCTCGCTGCGGAAGAGCTCGACCCCGCAGGCGCGACAGGCGTAGACGCCCTCGGTGGTGGTGTTGGTGTACTCCCCGACGAACGGGCGCTCGGTGCCCGCCTCGCGAAGCACGGCATACTCCGCCGGGCTGAGCTGCTCGCGCCACTCCTGCTCGGACTTCGCCGCCTGGTAGGACTTGGCGTCGTTCTGGGTCGCGTCGGTCGCGGGGGTGCTGTGGTGATGGGCCATGTCTGCGTCAACGAACGAGTCGCCGGATTGCTTCCGTCCGAGACGGAGGTTTCTCGACCCTCGCCCACGAACGTCTGTCCAGAACGCCAGGTCGGGGCGGGGCGGGCGCTAGATTGCACGGTATGCCTGCCGCAGCGACGATGGTGACCGCCCCCGGCCCGGACGGGAAGGAGCGGGAGGTCCGGCTCTCCAGCCCCGACAAGGTGGTCTGGCCGGCCACCGACCACGGTGCGGCGATCACCAAGGCCGACCTCGCGGCATACCTGGAGGCCGTCGCCGAGCCGATGCTGCGCGCGCTGGGCGATCGTCCGGT
Encoded here:
- the hemQ gene encoding hydrogen peroxide-dependent heme synthase → MADYSHPSSEQAEEINASIRYAAYSVFRATTPLPRGEERAALATEVEDLFAALETEGLIVRGVYDVSALRADADLLIWWHAERVETVQRAYQRLRQTRLGQHLDPVWSNVAIHRPAEFNRGHVPAFLSGSGPKGYLCVYPFVRSYDWYVMDAADRSRMLREHGEAARDYKDVLANTLASFALGDYEFLLAFEADELHRIVDLMRELRNTEARLHVREEIPFFTGPRVEVADLVASLP
- a CDS encoding NAD(P)-binding domain-containing protein; the encoded protein is MTSARIGILGTGSLAAAIVTGLSRDVTDPPEIVLSPRGASTSARLAAEFAQVRVAADNQEVVDESGTVLLCLRQGDLGVLDGLTWRAEQTVVSAVAGLGHEELARVVAPAAQVARAVPIMAVATRTWATPLRPALPGAAAVFERTGGVLPVETDKQFDAIYTGLGTIAPLFDYLATIEAFLVDHGLPSDGARTLVAQNISAALGPLGEASAPDFAELVREHAPVGGGNDQLATLLRQSAVPGQTRAALDEVFRRQTSGRWAEAGGNGSP
- the msrB gene encoding peptide-methionine (R)-S-oxide reductase MsrB, with amino-acid sequence MAHHHSTPATDATQNDAKSYQAAKSEQEWREQLSPAEYAVLREAGTERPFVGEYTNTTTEGVYACRACGVELFRSETKFESHCGWPSFYAPLAEDRVEYLQDDSLGRTRTEVRCASCGSHLGHVFEGEGYDTPTDQRFCMNSIAMTLEPKQG